The Solibacillus daqui genome has a segment encoding these proteins:
- a CDS encoding ABC transporter ATP-binding protein — protein MKQGKLLSVRNLKRHFDLGKGTTLKAVDGISFDIFKGETFGLVGESGCGKSTAGRTIMGLYNATEGEVLFNGKNVHAAKGEEKNALIRSMQMIFQDPYASLNPRSTVFEIIAEPIQIHGLVTDKAELRNRVVELLESVGLNRDHANRYPHEFSGGQRQRIGIARAIALDPDFIIADEPISALDVSVQASVVMLLQKLQKEKGLTYLFIAHDLSMVKYISSRIAVMYLGNMVELTTSENLYDNPLHPYTAALLSAIPIPDPDIEESRQRIILEGEIPSPINPPTGCVFHSRCPKAMPHCSQKVPIWTQYEEGHFVACHLYVTN, from the coding sequence GTTCGAAATTTAAAGCGCCATTTTGATCTAGGAAAAGGCACAACGTTAAAAGCGGTAGATGGCATTTCATTTGATATTTTCAAAGGAGAAACATTTGGACTTGTTGGTGAATCAGGTTGTGGTAAGTCAACAGCTGGGCGAACTATTATGGGTTTGTATAATGCAACTGAAGGCGAAGTTTTGTTCAATGGAAAAAATGTGCATGCTGCAAAGGGTGAGGAGAAAAATGCCTTAATTCGTAGTATGCAAATGATATTTCAAGATCCTTATGCATCATTAAACCCACGATCTACCGTCTTTGAAATTATTGCAGAGCCTATTCAGATTCACGGACTCGTTACAGACAAAGCGGAGTTACGAAATCGAGTTGTTGAATTATTAGAAAGTGTTGGTTTGAATCGTGATCATGCGAACCGTTATCCACATGAATTTTCAGGTGGTCAGCGTCAGCGTATTGGAATTGCCCGTGCAATTGCATTAGATCCTGATTTTATTATTGCTGATGAACCGATTTCTGCACTAGATGTATCTGTGCAAGCTTCAGTTGTGATGTTGCTACAAAAACTGCAAAAGGAAAAAGGATTAACGTATTTATTTATTGCGCATGATTTATCAATGGTCAAATACATTTCAAGTCGAATTGCGGTTATGTATTTAGGAAATATGGTGGAGCTCACAACGAGTGAAAATTTATACGATAATCCATTGCATCCATATACAGCAGCATTGTTGTCTGCGATTCCAATTCCAGATCCGGATATAGAAGAGTCACGACAGCGAATTATTTTAGAAGGTGAAATTCCAAGCCCAATTAATCCACCAACTGGCTGTGTATTTCATTCACGTTGTCCAAAAGCGATGCCACACTGTTCACAAAAGGTACCGATATGGACACAATATGAAGAAGGCCATTTTGTAGCATGTCATTTATATGTAACTAATTAA